The DNA region TATCGGAATTGCTTTACAACACGATGGAACATGGTCAACGTTGGTTCAATAGCAATAAAAAGCAACTTCCGTCAGTCATTCAATTTACATGGTAGAAAAGCGTAATGAGATTAGTTTCATAATTGCAGATCTAGGCATTGGTATAAAGCGCCATTTGGAGCTTGCTTACCCAGCGATGGAAGACGATCTGGAAGCCCTAAGAATGGCGATCAAGCCTCAAGTTTCTGGCACGTTTGGAAAGCTCAATCCTTACACAGGGAAAAATAACGCTGGCGTTGGGCTTTACCTGTCAACAAATATCGTACAAAAGCTGCATGCAGACATGCATCTTGTATCCGGGAACGGTCTGTTGCATATCTCGCCACGTGATATTACGGGAAGACAGATGAGCTCGAAATGGCCAGGAACGTTTGTACTCGTGACCTTGAAACTTAGTCATAAAAAGATGCCAGTCAACCTTCATCAAATGTTGTCGCAGGCACGTGAGACGGCGACAAAAGAGATCGCAAGTCGGGAAGGTAAGGAACTGGCTGAACGTTACGTACTAAGTGTGGAGAACTTCTTCGGAAAGTTTGCAGAAAATAAAGAGGGAGCTATCAACATACGAGACAGAAAACTCCTTCCTGCTCTTGAATCAGGCAAGGACTTACTGCTCGATTTTTCGAATGTCGAAACTGCTCCACACAGCTTTCTGAGTGCACTTATCGCCACACCCGTAAAGAAAATTGGCATGGTCGCATATAAACGAATCAAGATAACGAATGCCACTCCCGAAATTCGTGAAACTATCGACTATATTTTTGATGAGAATACTACCTAATTACGGATAAATCCGGTTCAGTGTTCTAGCGAACGGAATCGTCTCTCTTACGTGGTCGAGGCCGCAGATCCAAGCTACGGCTCGTTCGATTCCCATGCCGAAGCCGGCGTGGGGGACGGAGCCGTATTTGCGCAGGTCGAGGTACCACTGGAAGGCGGCTAGTGGGAGGTTGTGTTCTTCGATGCGGGACTTCAGGAGGTCGTAGTTGTCGACGCGTTGGGAGCCGCCGATGATCTCGCCGTAGCCTTCGGGGGCGAGGACGTCGAGGCAGAGAGCCTTGGTGGGGTCGTGCGGGTCGGGCTGCATGTAGAAGGCCTTGATGGCCGCGGGGTAGCGGTGGACGAGCACGGGTTTGTCGAATTGTGAGCTGATGTAGGTCTCGTCGGGGCTGCCGAAGTCGTCGCCGTCCTTGTGCGGATTCTCGATCTTGCACTCGGCAAAGGCCTTCTCCAGCATGGCGTGCGCCTC from Acidobacteriota bacterium includes:
- a CDS encoding STAS-like domain-containing protein, translated to MEDDLEALRMAIKPQVSGTFGKLNPYTGKNNAGVGLYLSTNIVQKLHADMHLVSGNGLLHISPRDITGRQMSSKWPGTFVLVTLKLSHKKMPVNLHQMLSQARETATKEIASREGKELAERYVLSVENFFGKFAENKEGAINIRDRKLLPALESGKDLLLDFSNVETAPHSFLSALIATPVKKIGMVAYKRIKITNATPEIRETIDYIFDENTT